In Nostoc piscinale CENA21, the genomic stretch AATATTAGATGGTATGGGTGTAGGTGCGATTTTTTGACCACGCTGTTTTGACATTTTGCACTCCCGAACAGTAAACGCGCCGAATCTAATGTTATAGCAAAGTGCTGAGTTCTGAGTGCTGAGTGCTGAGTAGAAACCCAGTCATTTCAAGGTTTGGAGTAATCAATACTGTCCTCATCTATGTGATTACGAGTATCATTATGTTTCAGCAAATTCTTGCATCGTTTTAGTGTATAAATCGAATGCACTTTGCCCAAAACAGACGAAAATCACTTGTTCTAAGGAGTTTGACTGTGAAAAAAAACTTTTTGACCGTTGCGATCGCAATTTTACAGGCGCGTTCCATCGGGAAACCATAAACACCTGTACTAATAGCCGGAAACGCAATAGTTTTAATTTCGTATTGTGCTGCTAAAGCTAAACTATTACAGTAACAACTAGCTAGTAACTCATCCTCTCTATAATTTCCGCCTTTCCACACTGGCCCAACTGTATGAATTACCCATTTTGCTGGTAGGTTATAACCTTTGGTAATTTTCGCTTCACCAGTTTCGCAGCCTCTTAACTGACGACATTCTTCCCACAGTCCTATACCTGCTGCACGATGAATAGCACCGCAAACACCGCCACCAGGCATTAGTTCTTCGTTAGCAGCATTAACAATTGCATCTACCGATAACTGAGTAATATCACCCTGAATAATTTCTATCAGACTCATATTTGATTTTGGAAATACAAGTAGGATGTTTTAGCGACAGCGTAACACATCTACCGCAAGGCTTTTGATGCGTTACAGCTTACTCATGGACTAACACAGCTAAATTAAAATTCTATCCGCGTTTATCTGCGTTCATCTGCGGTTAATTTTTTCACAACTTAGCGTAAAGTTCTGAAATTGTTAGCCAGTAACCATTTTCAATATTATCAGTTATTAATAACAATACCCAAAAATTCTTAATAAAGTTGAGGATATAACTCTCGTCAAAGCTACTACAAAACTTTATATTAAAAATGCTTTAATAAAACTAT encodes the following:
- a CDS encoding O-acetyl-ADP-ribose deacetylase, which gives rise to MSLIEIIQGDITQLSVDAIVNAANEELMPGGGVCGAIHRAAGIGLWEECRQLRGCETGEAKITKGYNLPAKWVIHTVGPVWKGGNYREDELLASCYCNSLALAAQYEIKTIAFPAISTGVYGFPMERACKIAIATVKKFFFTVKLLRTSDFRLFWAKCIRFIH